ttttttggtggtaatggtttaactttttttaaagtGGAAAACAGTTATTTGAGAACTATCCCAATCAGGCCCATAACTATGCAGACAGAATTTGATGAGAGAAGTCGTTACAAATTATCATGCTCAATATTGTGTGCCCCCCTCCAATCTTCTTCAGGTTTCACAATCACTGGTACCAGAATTGAATCAGGTCCAGTGCAAATAAAGTACTCCTTCCAATCTTTCTCTGACATGGAGGTTGTGCAAATAAAGTATATAAATGTCTTCAAAACCCATCCATATAACCCTGAAGAAGAGTTCACTTCCCTAAATGTGCAACAatcaattagaaaaaaaaaaaaaaaaatgtgagtaTACAGTATTCATATCTACTGAAAAAAACACACGGGGTTTCATTTCATCTACTTTTTGCTCATAAAAGTTTAATAGCTGACGGAAAACATAGTTGAACAGAAGCAGATGAAGCTAGATATGTGGCATAAATTTATCAGTCCGGTTCTTTTCTTTCCCAATGTTTTCTGTTCCAAGGCAGTAGAATTAGACACCTGTACTTATAATTCGTCAAAAACAACTTCCACAGCACCCCAAGTTTTTAATCAATGCTGGTATTTTGATTGTTCAAggtatttgataatttttaaaatcttatttgtCACAATGAAACACTTAAAAGAAAGACAGACAGCCCGAAGAAGGCTGACTGCAGTGGACAAAAGAAACTTAGCATCAAACATGCAAGGAACAAATGGTGTCTAGATGAAAAATTATGGAATCATTGATGTACAAAGTAGCAATAGTAAAAGAGGTTGAGGTTGGAGTCATACCAAAATCTTCAGGCAAAGGAAACCTAAGTAGAGGGCACAAATCCTACATTGACAATAGATGCATTTTGTAGGCTCCAATGAAGCTCCTCTTCTCTTGATATACTTTCTCATCTCACACTTACCAGTAATCTCTACATGAACAAGTACCACCTTCAAAATGATGAAAACGATATGCATCCCTTACTACAATAGCTCGATTTGAAATCTTTGACACATACTTAATCCAATTATGGCAATCATTACAGACACGAAGATTCTTAATCACACATATGGGAATTGAATTAGACAAACTAAGGAGTCCAAAAGTAATTGCTAACTTCTCACTATGAATATTTACTGTTGGATCCTTATGGCCTTGCTCTACATCATTCAAAAGGGCATACCGGTCCTGCACATAACCAATATTAGCTGCTTGTTTATTCAAATCTCCTAAGTATTCATATATCTTATCCGCTAGTGGGTGGAGACGGTCACCAACAAAAAAGGCATGAACTGAGTTCTTAATTTCAATCCAGCTACGGCCAGGCTCTTTCTTCACACCCATATTTTTCATCCTTTGCCTTGTCCTATCCCTAGAGTCCCATTTTCCAGTCACtgcatatatatttgataagagAACATAAGTGGCTGAGTCTTGAGGTTCTAATTCTAGTAGATGACAGGCAGCAAACTCTccaatttccatgtttttatgaACTACACAAGCACTTAAGAGGGTCCTCCAAATCAGAGCATCAGGTTTAATTGGCATATCCTCTATAAATTTCCTTGCATGACTCAAAAAACCAGCCCGACCAAGAAGATCCACAACACATACGTAATGCTCAGGTTTAGGCACTAAGCCATGCTCTTTTCTCATTGAGTCAAAGTAGCCAAGCCCCTCATTCACCATACCTGCATGGCTACAGGCTGACAAAACTCCCACAAAGGTAACATGGTTTGGCATCACACCAAGCTCTTTCATCTCCTGGAAAAAATCGAGTGCTTCAATACCAAATCCATGTTGAGAATAGCTTGTAATCATGGCATTCCAAgaaacatcatttttttcaGCCATTGCATGAAACTCTCTTTTGGCATCATCTATGATACCACACTTGGCATACAACGTGACTAAAACATTAGAAACCTCAATTTCTGAATCATAACCAGTTTTGATAATCATAGCATGGATCTGCTTCCCTTGTTTAGTATTTGCTATATTGGCAGCTGCACTAACTGCAGAGATAAATGTGAATAAATCAAATTCTACTGTAGCTTTTTTCATTTGAGTAAATACCTGCAGTGCTTCCTCACAGTACCCACTCTGTGCAAACCCTGATATCAATGCATTCCATGATATATTATCTTTATCATCAATTTTCTTGAATGCTAAGTATGCTTCTTCTATTCTACCACATCTAGCATAAAGACTAGCAAGTGCATTACCAATTGAAAGATCATCTGAGTAACCACAGACACAAGATTGAGCATGAATTTGTTGTCCTTGATTGAGTGCTTGAATACCGGCACTTGCACTGATTGCACTTGAAAATCCAATATTATCAGATTGGATCCCTCGATTTTGCATTTCTTCAAAAAGTTTAAGAGCTTTGGCAAACATATCATGTTGCACATAGCCTGCAATCATAGCTGTCCAAGAGACAACATCTTCCTCAGTGAGTTTTCTGAGGATTCCCAGGGCAGTGTCAAGTTTTCCATGCTTAGCATACATATCAATAAGCACACTGCAGACATACACATTGAGCTGAAAGCCAGTCTTTATAACTTGACTATGAATCTGCTTTCCTAGATCAAGAGCTCCCAAAGCAGTACAAGTCCTCAGTATACTAGGATAAGTGAATTGATTGGGTACCATGCCTTCAATCTGCATCTGTCTAAATATCTCAAATGAATCACTCAAATTATTTAACTGCCCATAAGCGACTAGCATCACATTCCATAGGACCACATTTTCAGTCTCTGTTGTAAGGAAAAATTCACTGGCAGTATCTATATCTGAGCATTTCACATAAAGATCCAGTAGAGAACCTTCAAGAATAATATCTGAAGACATTCCACTTTTAATTGCATATGAGTGGAGCTGTCTTCCCATATAAAGAGATCCAACAGATGCACATGCACTCAACAAACTTGCAACTGTCACGCAATCTGGTTTCAAGCAATCAAGCTGCATTTTATTAAACAATTCCAGAGCTCTATCACTAAACCCACGCTGAGCAAGCCCTGAGATGAGTGAATTATATGAAACCTCATCCCTGTTTCGCATTGTGCTGAAAATCTGTTCCGCAGATATAAAGTTTCCTGAGCGTGAATACAATGTCACAAGAGCGTTGCACACATATGTTTCTGATGAAAATCCCACCTTAAAAACGAGGCCATGAAGCTGCTTGCCCATCTCAAATAACTCTATCTTGGTGCAGGCACTTAGAACACTTGAAAAGATATAAGGAGTAGGGGCAGTTGCTGATGTCTGTATCTGGCAGAATAGGGAAATACATTCTATCTCATGTCCATTCTGTGATAAGCCTGACATTATTGCCACCCAAGAAACACTATCCTTCAAACATAATCTATCAAAGATCTTTTTAGCAGAATCTATAAACCCATTTTTTGAATACAAATCAATCAATGGATTACATACACGCGTACTAGCACCAAAACCATGATAAGTAATCCTAGCATGAATCTGATGCACATACTGGAAAACAACATTACCGCCACCACATGCCCTTAAGACTCCAGCAAATGTCATTTCATCCGGAATCACATTCTCGGCTGTCATTCGTTGAAAGAGACCCAATACCCGACCACTCAACTTGTTCACCACAAACccattaataattttattccaTGAAGACACACTTCTGTCACACATTTCATCAAAAACCTTAACTGCACCATCTAAATCACCGCACCCCATGTAAATATCAATAATTCGGTCACACAAAACGTTTTCCAAATCAAAACCCGACTTCAAAATCTTTCCATGAAGCTTCTGAGCACTTAATAAAGACCCAGAATTGTAACAGCCATCTAAAAGCCATAGATAGGTCTGAACATTGGCACGAATTCCACGCGTTTCCATGATATGAAGAAGATCAATTCCCTCCGAGCTCCCATAAGTTTGTTGTTGTGGAAATTCGTCGAACACATGAGATACGGCAGTGTTGCTAAAACTAGCTAAATTCTTTCTACTGACATTCCCACGAACATACTGCAacaatttgtgtgtgtgtgtatatatatatatataagaaaaggcAAAACCAGGAATGAGAGATATAAAATAGATTagaagcaatatatatatatatatatatatatatatatggggtgAAGTCAAGGTGTTACCTTATTGAACTTTGAAGAAGTGCGtttgagattgagattgagagtgGTGGGGTATTTGAATGCACGCGGGAAGTGATGGAATAAGGAATACGAGAAGGAAAGTGGTGTGAGAAGAAACATGGACATGGAGGATTTCTTGTTGGATTAGAATCACTCATCCACTGCACTGCAGCGTCTATCTAACTTAACTCTCTCTTAGCATTCATGGCTACAACCACCAGTTCAACCGTACAAGAAGAACACGCAAAATCTACGTTTAACTTAAACTGTTGGGGTGGCCGCGGGTACTTGGTTTAGtacaaaggaaaataaataagcaataaccattgaaaaaaaaaaaaaaaaggaaaaaaaagggaaattcttcttttattaaGAAAGTAAGCAGCGGTAGACTTcagttaatttaattagtaaaatattttatatctgtataaaatatttggaatttaatCTCTATctatactaaaaattaattagtattttaatctgatgataaaaagtaaatggtgaaaaaaaaaaaaaaagatattaggATTTTggattgaaagttgaaattaaTGTTAATACTGTAAAtatctttttaaagaaaaaaacatatttttttgacaattcataAAGAATAATACTTTTTGTCATTAAAATTTGGAATTGTTTTTGTGGGGCTCGAAatctgaggtcccagcccactttgtgttaagggcccaaaacccaggccgaggagccctactgtCGAGGACGCGCAATGAAAGCTCCTTGAAagcccaaggatgtggccgaggatGATCTCACgttcaacacctcacaaaacgcctgaagaaaaggacaaactcagtacaagagcagtacaagaaAGAAAGCTGTCAACACCGTAATGTGGAGCCCTgcgtctgacaagcccatactgcAGATcttgctatttaacttttcccaaccacccccaaccactctgatgtatggattgataggacgagtcattatgcccaaaaaggaaaaactgacacgtagatggaGAACGGGAAggaaacactagtataaaagggaaagagagctaAGAGAGGAGGGggatcctaaaaaaaaaaaaaaagaatggtgagaatgtgatgctcctcggactaagtccgaggagccaaaccCTTCAAGCCacatcgatgtaaggcttagctattcAGGCCAAACCTACCTTTGTATAAGCTTCCATTAAATCAGAACCAGACTCTTGCCCAGCAACCAagggcaagcctttcaagcccactaaTTACACACGAACTCAATatcattcttgggtcgttaaaaatcgtgtccctacaattggcgccgtctgtgggaaggcttgcgcatTGGTGCAGGTGGTGGTGGAGTCAAGCCTCTATCAAGCAAAGGTCTGCAAAGTCCCCTACATTTCCGGCGACGTGCTATCATTGCTCCGACATAAATTTCCGCTAGGGGCTATGCCTCACGGTGCCGATGGCATGGGCAGCTTTAGGAGCTTTTAACATCAGGCTAACTCTCCCCACTTTGGTCGAGGGGATA
The sequence above is drawn from the Quercus robur chromosome 7, dhQueRobu3.1, whole genome shotgun sequence genome and encodes:
- the LOC126693037 gene encoding pentatricopeptide repeat-containing protein At4g13650-like, producing the protein MSMFLLTPLSFSYSLFHHFPRAFKYPTTLNLNLKRTSSKFNKYVRGNVSRKNLASFSNTAVSHVFDEFPQQQTYGSSEGIDLLHIMETRGIRANVQTYLWLLDGCYNSGSLLSAQKLHGKILKSGFDLENVLCDRIIDIYMGCGDLDGAVKVFDEMCDRSVSSWNKIINGFVVNKLSGRVLGLFQRMTAENVIPDEMTFAGVLRACGGGNVVFQYVHQIHARITYHGFGASTRVCNPLIDLYSKNGFIDSAKKIFDRLCLKDSVSWVAIMSGLSQNGHEIECISLFCQIQTSATAPTPYIFSSVLSACTKIELFEMGKQLHGLVFKVGFSSETYVCNALVTLYSRSGNFISAEQIFSTMRNRDEVSYNSLISGLAQRGFSDRALELFNKMQLDCLKPDCVTVASLLSACASVGSLYMGRQLHSYAIKSGMSSDIILEGSLLDLYVKCSDIDTASEFFLTTETENVVLWNVMLVAYGQLNNLSDSFEIFRQMQIEGMVPNQFTYPSILRTCTALGALDLGKQIHSQVIKTGFQLNVYVCSVLIDMYAKHGKLDTALGILRKLTEEDVVSWTAMIAGYVQHDMFAKALKLFEEMQNRGIQSDNIGFSSAISASAGIQALNQGQQIHAQSCVCGYSDDLSIGNALASLYARCGRIEEAYLAFKKIDDKDNISWNALISGFAQSGYCEEALQVFTQMKKATVEFDLFTFISAVSAAANIANTKQGKQIHAMIIKTGYDSEIEVSNVLVTLYAKCGIIDDAKREFHAMAEKNDVSWNAMITSYSQHGFGIEALDFFQEMKELGVMPNHVTFVGVLSACSHAGMVNEGLGYFDSMRKEHGLVPKPEHYVCVVDLLGRAGFLSHARKFIEDMPIKPDALIWRTLLSACVVHKNMEIGEFAACHLLELEPQDSATYVLLSNIYAVTGKWDSRDRTRQRMKNMGVKKEPGRSWIEIKNSVHAFFVGDRLHPLADKIYEYLGDLNKQAANIGYVQDRYALLNDVEQGHKDPTVNIHSEKLAITFGLLSLSNSIPICVIKNLRVCNDCHNWIKYVSKISNRAIVVRDAYRFHHFEGGTCSCRDYW